One window of Populus nigra chromosome 5, ddPopNigr1.1, whole genome shotgun sequence genomic DNA carries:
- the LOC133695026 gene encoding aspartic proteinase-like → MGNKILLKVFCLWALTCLLLPANSNGLVRIGLKKRRLDLDTIKAARITRQEGKPGAGANSLVHDLGSSDADIIPLKNYLDAQYLGEIGIGSPPQNFTVIFDTGSSNLWVPSSKCYFSIACYFHSKYKSSLSSTYIKNGNSCEIHYGSGSISGFLSQDNVQVGGLVVKDQVFIEVTKEGSLSFVLGKFDGILGLGFQEISVGNVVPVWYNMVQQDLVDDEVFSFWLNRNPEAKEGGELVFGGVDPKHFKGKHTYVPVTKKGYWQINMGDFLIGNHSTGLCEEGCAAIVDSGTSLLAGPTPIITEINHAIGAEGVVSAECKEVVSQYGDLIWELLISGVKPNKVCAQLGLCIFNGDEYVSTGIESVVEKENKEGSSAGDDLLCTACEMLVIWVQNQLREKETKEAAINYLDKLCESLPSPMGESVIDCNSISTMPNISFTIGDKPFSLTPEQYVLKTGEGIAQVCISGFMALDVPPPRGPLWILGDVFMGVYHTVFDYGNLEVGFAEAA, encoded by the exons ATGGGGAATAAAATTCTTCTCAAGGTTTTCTGTTTATGGGCTTTGACATGCTTGCTTCTTCCTGCTAACTCTAATGGCCTGGTGAGAATAGGTTTGAAGAAGCGCCGTCTAGACCTTGATACTATTAAGGCTGCCAGAATTACTAGACAGGAGGGGAAACCAGGAGCAGGTGCAAACAGTTTGGTCCATGATCTAGGAAGTTCAGATGCAGATATAATACCCCTTAAAAACTATTTGGATGCTCAATACTTGGGAGAAATTGGTATTGGCTCGCCCCCACAAAACTTCACAGTCATATTTGACACTGGAAGCTCCAATCTCTGGGTTCCATCATCAAAATGCTACTTTTCT ATTGCCTGCTATTTCCATTCCAAGTACAAGTCAAGCTTGTCGAGTACATATATCAAGAATG GGAACTCTTGTGAAATACATTATGGATCAGGATCAATTTCTGGTTTCTTAAGTCAAGACAATGTTCAAGTTGGGGGCCTTGTTGTCAAAGATCAA GTTTTTATTGAGGTTACAAAAGAAGGAAGTCTTTCATTCGTATTGGGGAAGTTTGATGGAATACTTGGGCTTGGGTTTCAGGAAATTTCAGTTGGGAATGTTGTCCCTGTGTG GTACAATATGGTGCAACAAGATCTTGTAGATGATGAGGTGTTCTCGTTCTGGCTCAACCGAAATCCTGAGGCGAAAGAGGGTGGTGAGCTTGTGTTTGGAGGGGTTGATCCGAAACACTTCAAGGGAAAGCATACCTATGTTCCAGTTACCAAAAAAGGGTACTGGCAG ATCAACATGGGGGATTTTCTAATTGGCAACCATTCAACAG GTCTTTGCGAGGAGGGCTGCGCTGCAATTGTGGACTCCGGAACCTCATTGCTTGCTGGTCCAACA CCCATCATTACCGAAATCAATCATGCCATTGGAGCAGAAGGGGTTGTGAGCGCTGAGTGTAAGGAAGTGGTTTCTCAGTATGGAGACTTAATATGGGAACTCTTAATATCAGGG GTAAAACCCAACAAAGTATGTGCGCAACTTGGTTTATGCATTTTCAATGGGGATGAGTATGTGAG CACTGGTATTGAATCagtggttgagaaggaaaacaagGAGGGATCATCTGCTGGTGATGATCTTCTATGCACTGCTTGTGAGATGCTTGTTATTTGGGTCCAGAATCAACTAcgagaaaaggaaacaaaggaaGCAGCAATCAACTATTTAGATAAG CTATGTGAAAGCCTGCCAAGTCCAATGGGAGAGTCAGTGATTGATTGCAATAGCATTTCAACCATGCCAAACATCTCATTTACCATCGGAGATAAGCCTTTTAGCCTCACTCCAGAGCAG TATGTTCTGAAAACCGGAGAAGGCATTGCTCAAGTTTGCATCAGTGGGTTCATGGCTTTGGATGTGCCGCCTCCACGCGGTCCTCTGTG GATTCTTGGTGATGTATTCATGGGTGTGTATCATACCGTCTTCGACTATGGTAACCTTGAAGTGGGTTTTGCAGAGGCTGCTTAA
- the LOC133695027 gene encoding probable L-cysteine desulfhydrase, chloroplastic — protein sequence MVSSSSSSSKHCKKNDSFNGCSNPTKKPRLSFISDSEIQSEFSHHDQTISRINNGSFGSCPQSVISAQQSFQLQFLRQPDHFYFNTLQSSILHSRSIIKSLVNARSVDEISLVDNATTAVAIVLQNYAWGFTEGRFNKGDVAVMLHYAYGAVKKSVQAYVTRAGGEVIEVQLPFPITSKEEIVSEFRKALERGKENGKKKVRLAVIDHVTSMPSVVIPVKELVKICREEGVDQVFVDAAHGIGCVDVDVRDIGADFYTSNLHKWFFCPPSIAFLYCRKRGEEGNGGDLHHPVVSHEYGNGLAVESAWIGTRDYSAQLVVPAVLEFINRFEGGIDGIKERNHEKVVEMGEMLVKAWGTNLGSPPEMCGSMIMVGLPACLGISSESDSLKLRTHLREHFQVEVPIYFRAPLDGEGGSITGYARISHQVYNKVEDYYRFRDAVNQLISDGFTCASLSD from the coding sequence ATggtttcctcctcctcctcctcctcgaaGCACTGCAAGAAAAACGACTCATTCAATGGCTGCTCCAACCCCACCAAGAAACCAAGACTTTCTTTCATTTCTGACTCTGAAATCCAATCAGAGTTCTCCCACCATGACCAAACCATCTCTCGGATTAACAACGGCAGCTTTGGGAGCTGTCCTCAATCTGTCATCTCTGCCCAGCAAAGCTTCCAGCTCCAGTTCCTCCGCCAGCCTGATCACTTCTACTTCAACACCCTCCAATCTTCTATCCTTCATTCACGTTCCATCATCAAATCTTTGGTAAACGCTCGTTCTGTTGATGAAATCTCCCTTGTGGACAATGCCACCACTGCTGTTGCCATTGTTTTACAGAACTATGCATGGGGTTTTACTGAAGGGAGATTTAACAAAGGAGATGTTGCTGTCATGTTGCATTATGCTTATGGTGCTGTAAAAAAGTCTGTTCAGGCTTATGTGACGCGTGCTGGAGGGGAAGTTATTGAGGTACAGTTACCTTTCCCTATTACATCAAAGGAAGAGATCGTGAGTGAATTTAGAAAGGCTTtagagagagggaaagaaaatGGGAAGAAGAAAGTTAGGTTGGCTGTGATTGATCATGTTACTTCAATGCCAAGTGTTGTTATTCCTGTTAAAGAATTAGTTAAGATTTGTAGAGAGGAAGGTGTTGATCAGGTTTTTGTTGATGCTGCTCATGGAATTGGGTGTGTTGATGTTGATGTGAGAGATATTGGGGCTGATTTTTATACTAGTAATTTGCATAAGTGGTTTTTTTGCCCTCCTTCTATTGCCTTTTTGTATTGCAggaagagaggagaggagggcAATGGGGGTGATCTGCATCACCCTGTCGTGTCTCATGAGTATGGTAATGGATTGGCTGTAGAGAGTGCTTGGATTGGGACTAGGGATTATAGTGCTCAATTGGTTGTTCCAGCGGTTTTGGAGTTTATTAATAGGTTTGAAGGTGGGATTGACGGAATTAAGGAGAGGAATCATGAAAAAGTTGTGGAGATGGGGGAGATGTTGGTGAAAGCTTGGGGGACTAATCTTGGGTCTCCGCCGGAGATGTGTGGGAGTATGATTATGGTTGGATTGCCTGCTTGTTTGGGGATTTCGAGCGAGTCGGATTCTTTGAAGTTAAGGACACATTTGAGAGAGCATTTCCAGGTTGAAGTTCCTATTTATTTTAGAGCTCCGCTTGATGGAGAAGGTGGTTCAATTACTGGCTATGCTCGGATTTCTCATCAAGTTTACAACAAGGTTGAGGATTATTACAGGTTTAGGGATGCAGTTAACCAACTGATCAGTGATGGCTTCACTTGTGCATCTCTCTCTGATTGA
- the LOC133694013 gene encoding uncharacterized protein LOC133694013, which produces MALRRLCGFSDGELMRSDCKPCSRLMRQTAGIFSVGGAFGFWILCRLHYGPRITNPRSLRWAACGAIAWSSTSALLVRLFSPECEPQNIAAYDKVK; this is translated from the exons ATGGCATTAAGGCGCTTATGTGGGTTCTCAGATGGGGAGTTGATGAGGTCAGATTGTAAGCCTTGCTCTAGATTGATGAGGCAAACAGCTGGAATTTTTAGTGTTGGAGGAGCATTTGGTTTCTGGATTCTCTGTAGGTTGCATTATG GTCCAAGAATTACAAATCCTAGGAGTCTTCGGTGGGCTGCTTGTGGAGCTATTGCTTGGAGTTCAACTTCTGCTCTGCTGGTCCGCCTTTTTAGCCCTGAATGTGAACCCCAGAATATAGCTGCTTATGACAAAGTAAAATAG